From Streptomyces asiaticus, one genomic window encodes:
- a CDS encoding D-2-hydroxyacid dehydrogenase family protein, which translates to MKLRCAVLDDYQDVALSAADWSGVLDAVDVVPVHEHISGEDAVAEAIGDCEIVVIMRERTPFPASLFTRLPRLKLLVTTGMRNASVDLEAAARHGVTVCGTGSSSQPPAELTWALILGLARHVVPESTALRDGGPWQSTVGTDLHGRRLGLLGLGRIGAQVARVGRAFGMEVAAWSENLTAERAEAEGVRAADSKEELLESSDIVSVHLVLSDRTRGLLGAPELRRMRPTALLVNTSRAAIVDQAALAQALRDGWIAGAGVDVFEREPLPPGDPFRTLPNLLATPHLGYVTRGNYERFFGDVVEDISAYLQGAPIRRLSPPKPVG; encoded by the coding sequence ATGAAGTTGCGCTGCGCCGTGCTCGACGACTATCAGGACGTGGCGCTGTCGGCGGCCGACTGGTCGGGGGTGCTCGACGCGGTGGACGTGGTGCCGGTCCATGAGCACATCAGCGGTGAGGACGCGGTGGCCGAGGCGATCGGGGACTGCGAGATCGTGGTCATCATGCGGGAGCGCACCCCCTTCCCCGCGTCGCTGTTCACGCGGCTGCCACGGCTGAAGCTGCTGGTCACCACGGGGATGCGCAATGCGTCGGTGGATCTGGAGGCCGCCGCCCGCCACGGCGTCACCGTGTGCGGCACGGGCAGCAGCTCGCAACCGCCCGCCGAGCTCACCTGGGCGCTGATCCTGGGGCTCGCCCGCCATGTGGTGCCGGAGAGCACGGCGCTGCGGGACGGCGGACCGTGGCAGAGCACCGTCGGCACCGATCTGCACGGCCGCCGTCTGGGGTTGCTGGGTCTCGGCAGGATCGGCGCCCAGGTGGCGCGGGTCGGCCGGGCCTTCGGCATGGAGGTGGCCGCCTGGAGCGAGAACCTGACGGCCGAGCGCGCGGAGGCGGAGGGGGTCCGGGCGGCGGACTCGAAGGAGGAGCTGCTGGAGAGCAGCGACATCGTCTCGGTGCATCTGGTGCTCAGCGACCGCACCCGGGGGCTGCTGGGCGCGCCGGAGCTGAGGCGGATGCGTCCCACGGCGCTCCTGGTGAACACCTCCCGCGCCGCGATCGTGGACCAGGCGGCGCTCGCGCAGGCGCTGCGGGACGGCTGGATCGCGGGCGCGGGGGTCGATGTGTTCGAACGGGAGCCGCTGCCGCCGGGCGATCCGTTCCGTACGCTGCCCAATCTGCTGGCCACCCCGCATCTGGGCTATGTCACCCGGGGCAACTACGAGCGGTTCTTCGGCGATGTGGTGGAGGACATCAGCGCCTATCTTCAGGGCGCGCCGATCCGCCGTCTGAGCCCGCCGAAACCGGTCGGCTGA
- a CDS encoding ABC transporter permease, with amino-acid sequence MPETISATAAPAVGKTPGTERSRARARAARNRAILVQSTRALVLLGVIGLWEWLARASVIDPFNFSMPSKIWEQLKQWALHGTAQGSLWEQIWYTLYEALLGWGIGVVAGVVLGIAFGRIAFLADVLGPYIKVLNALPRIVLAPIFLIWFGLGPASKVASAVVLVFFPVFFNAFQGAREVDRNLVANSRILGASNRQVTLQVVIPSATSWIFTSLHVSFGFALIGAIVGEYIGATKGLGLLVSSSQGTFNAAGVYAAMVILAVVALLAEGLLTFLEKRLFRWKPAQPGEDR; translated from the coding sequence ATGCCTGAGACCATCTCCGCCACGGCCGCCCCCGCCGTCGGCAAGACACCCGGTACGGAGCGCTCCAGGGCCCGGGCACGCGCCGCGCGCAACCGCGCCATCCTCGTCCAGTCCACCCGCGCCCTGGTGCTCCTCGGCGTCATCGGGCTGTGGGAATGGCTGGCCCGCGCCTCCGTCATCGACCCCTTCAACTTCTCGATGCCCTCGAAGATCTGGGAGCAGCTCAAGCAGTGGGCGCTGCACGGCACCGCGCAGGGCTCGCTGTGGGAGCAGATCTGGTACACGCTCTACGAGGCGCTCCTGGGCTGGGGCATCGGCGTCGTGGCCGGTGTGGTCCTGGGGATCGCGTTCGGCCGGATCGCCTTCCTCGCCGATGTGCTCGGCCCGTACATCAAGGTGCTCAACGCGCTGCCGCGGATCGTGCTCGCGCCCATCTTCCTCATCTGGTTCGGCCTCGGCCCGGCCTCGAAGGTGGCCTCGGCCGTGGTCCTGGTCTTCTTCCCCGTCTTCTTCAACGCCTTCCAGGGCGCCCGGGAGGTCGACCGCAACCTGGTGGCCAACTCCCGGATCCTCGGCGCGAGCAACCGCCAGGTGACCCTCCAGGTGGTGATTCCCTCCGCCACCTCATGGATCTTCACCAGCCTCCATGTCAGCTTCGGCTTCGCCCTGATCGGCGCCATCGTCGGCGAGTACATCGGCGCCACCAAGGGGCTCGGCCTGCTGGTGTCCTCCTCGCAGGGCACCTTCAACGCCGCCGGTGTGTACGCCGCCATGGTGATCCTCGCCGTGGTGGCCCTGCTCGCCGAGGGGCTGCTGACCTTCCTGGAGAAGCGGCTCTTCCGCTGGAAGCCCGCCCAGCCAGGCGAGGACCGCTGA
- a CDS encoding prephenate dehydrogenase produces MNALSADSSVGSTIEVLEAELPQLQKQQEALKGDLEAVTKRLEAVSTALSSLQSLSTSAVPEQGGNGAPVAVAEPVAQPAAEPATEATAEAAAPESAEDTATTGRTSTATRKAAIGRQRGGGKAGKAPATGRGTKAAAKKTAAKKTAAKAAAKAPKSAKATVKATKATSKTAKAAEKPAEKATKEAAATSERSTGLADSVLSALRKAGRPMRASEVNEALGRDESRTNVNSVRNTLERLRSSDRAQRSGRGLYEATATS; encoded by the coding sequence GTGAACGCGTTGAGCGCGGACAGCAGTGTCGGTTCCACCATCGAGGTGCTGGAGGCCGAACTCCCTCAGCTCCAGAAGCAACAGGAGGCACTCAAGGGTGATTTGGAGGCCGTCACCAAGCGGCTGGAGGCGGTCAGCACCGCCCTGAGCAGTCTTCAGTCCCTCTCCACCTCCGCGGTGCCCGAGCAGGGCGGCAACGGAGCCCCGGTGGCGGTGGCGGAGCCCGTGGCCCAGCCGGCCGCGGAACCGGCCACCGAGGCCACGGCCGAGGCCGCCGCGCCGGAGTCCGCCGAGGACACGGCCACCACCGGCCGTACCTCCACCGCCACCCGCAAGGCGGCCATCGGCCGTCAGCGCGGCGGCGGCAAGGCGGGCAAGGCGCCGGCCACCGGACGGGGCACCAAGGCGGCGGCCAAGAAGACCGCCGCCAAGAAGACCGCGGCGAAGGCCGCGGCCAAGGCTCCCAAGTCCGCCAAGGCCACGGTGAAGGCCACCAAGGCCACGTCCAAGACCGCCAAGGCCGCGGAGAAGCCGGCGGAGAAGGCCACCAAGGAGGCGGCCGCCACCTCCGAGCGCTCCACCGGGCTCGCCGACAGCGTGCTGAGCGCGCTGCGCAAGGCCGGCCGCCCCATGCGGGCCTCCGAGGTCAACGAGGCCCTGGGCCGCGACGAGTCCCGCACCAATGTGAACTCGGTGCGCAACACCCTCGAGCGGCTGCGCTCCTCGGACCGGGCCCAGCGCTCCGGCCGTGGCCTGTACGAGGCCACGGCCACCAGCTGA
- a CDS encoding ABC transporter ATP-binding protein — MSSHTSPAIELRGTSKAFRTPSGALHIAVRDLDLTVGHGEFVAVVGPTGCGKSTTLTLVSGLEEPTEGDVLVAGEPVRGIASNVGFVFQQDAVFPWRSVLSNVMAGPRFRGVPKAEAKERAREWLARVGLTSFEDRYPHQLSGGQRKRVALASTFVNDPEILLMDEPFSALDVQTRALMSDELLELWAGTGACVVFVTHDLEESIALADKVVVMTAGPATVKEVFEIDLPRPRKVESVRLEPRFVEIYREIWSSLGEEVRITRERGAVDA, encoded by the coding sequence ATGAGCAGCCACACCAGCCCCGCCATCGAGCTGCGGGGAACGAGCAAGGCGTTCCGGACACCGTCCGGGGCCCTCCACATCGCGGTCAGGGATCTGGACCTGACCGTCGGACACGGTGAGTTCGTCGCCGTCGTCGGGCCCACCGGCTGCGGCAAGTCCACGACCCTGACCCTGGTCAGCGGGTTGGAGGAGCCCACCGAGGGCGATGTGCTGGTGGCCGGTGAGCCGGTCCGCGGCATCGCCTCCAACGTGGGCTTCGTCTTCCAGCAGGACGCGGTGTTCCCCTGGCGCAGCGTGCTGTCGAACGTGATGGCCGGCCCGCGCTTCCGCGGTGTGCCCAAGGCGGAGGCGAAGGAGCGGGCCCGTGAGTGGCTGGCCCGGGTCGGCCTCACCTCCTTCGAGGACCGCTATCCGCACCAGCTCTCGGGTGGCCAGCGCAAGCGCGTGGCGCTCGCCTCCACCTTCGTCAACGACCCCGAGATCCTGCTCATGGACGAGCCGTTCTCGGCACTCGACGTCCAGACCCGCGCGCTGATGTCGGACGAACTCCTGGAGCTGTGGGCGGGGACCGGCGCGTGCGTCGTCTTCGTCACCCACGACCTGGAGGAGTCCATCGCCCTGGCCGACAAGGTCGTGGTGATGACGGCCGGTCCGGCCACCGTCAAGGAGGTCTTCGAGATCGATCTGCCCCGGCCCCGCAAGGTGGAGTCGGTGCGGCTGGAGCCACGGTTCGTGGAGATCTACCGGGAGATCTGGTCCTCGCTCGGCGAAGAGGTCCGCATCACCCGTGAGAGGGGTGCCGTCGATGCCTGA
- a CDS encoding response regulator, with product MIDVLVVDDDFHVAEINAAYVAQVPGYRVTARAHTAAQALATLERTPVDLVLLDHYLPDETGLTLVRRMRQLGHHADVIMVTAACDVATVQAAMRHGALQYLVKPFSFAGLRAKLDGYAGLRRTLEGVGGRGETGQERVDRIFGAFAAADTSGPALPKGHSAPTVDLIRRVLDQSDHPLSAHEVAERTGISRSTAQRYLKYLEHAGRISLTLKYGDTGRPEHRYAWVAVN from the coding sequence ATGATCGACGTTCTTGTCGTGGACGACGACTTCCACGTCGCCGAGATCAACGCTGCGTATGTGGCCCAGGTGCCCGGCTACCGGGTCACCGCCCGTGCCCATACCGCCGCCCAGGCCCTCGCGACCCTCGAACGCACCCCGGTCGACCTCGTCCTGCTCGACCACTACCTGCCGGACGAGACCGGGCTGACGCTGGTGCGCCGGATGCGCCAGCTCGGCCACCACGCCGACGTCATCATGGTGACGGCGGCGTGTGATGTGGCCACCGTGCAGGCCGCCATGCGCCATGGCGCGCTCCAGTACCTGGTCAAGCCGTTCAGCTTCGCCGGGCTGCGGGCCAAGCTGGACGGCTACGCGGGACTGCGCCGCACCCTCGAGGGCGTCGGCGGGCGCGGCGAGACCGGCCAGGAGAGGGTGGACCGGATCTTCGGCGCCTTCGCGGCCGCCGACACCTCCGGTCCCGCCCTCCCCAAGGGCCACTCCGCGCCCACCGTCGACCTCATACGCCGGGTCCTGGACCAGTCCGACCACCCGCTCTCCGCCCATGAGGTGGCGGAGCGCACCGGCATCAGCCGCTCCACGGCCCAGCGCTATCTGAAGTACCTCGAGCATGCGGGCCGTATCAGCCTCACGCTCAAGTACGGGGACACCGGACGTCCCGAACACCGCTACGCATGGGTGGCGGTGAACTGA
- a CDS encoding ABC transporter substrate-binding protein produces MRSSAKFSAAAVAAALALTTLTACGGDSSASGGGDGKVKIMVGGLDKVIYMPAMLTQRLGYFKAEGLKVQLLTEPAGVQATTSLVAGDVQGVVGFYDHTLDLQVKGKQVQSVVQLAQAPGEVEVVSNKAAGELKSPKDFKGKKLGVTGLGSSTDFLTKYLAVDSGVQTSEFTPVAVGAGQTFISALKQGSIQGGMTTDPTVAQIVEQKIGKVLIDMRTPEGSKQALGGLYPSSSLYMNADWVNGHKDTVQKLANAFVKTLKWMSTHSAEDIAAKMPSDYAQGGAKLYAEAIKSTLPMFTKDGVMPTDGPATVERVLKAFNPNLKNATVDLKKTYTTEFVKKAG; encoded by the coding sequence ATGCGCAGCAGTGCCAAGTTCTCCGCGGCCGCCGTCGCCGCGGCGCTCGCTCTCACCACCCTCACCGCCTGTGGCGGCGACTCCAGCGCCTCCGGCGGCGGGGACGGCAAGGTCAAGATCATGGTGGGTGGCCTGGACAAGGTCATCTACATGCCCGCGATGCTCACCCAGCGGCTCGGCTACTTCAAGGCGGAGGGCCTCAAGGTCCAGCTGCTCACCGAGCCCGCCGGGGTGCAGGCCACCACCTCGCTGGTCGCGGGCGATGTCCAGGGCGTCGTCGGCTTCTACGACCACACCCTCGATCTCCAGGTCAAGGGCAAGCAGGTGCAGTCCGTCGTCCAGCTCGCCCAGGCCCCGGGCGAGGTCGAGGTGGTCTCCAACAAGGCGGCGGGCGAGCTGAAGTCGCCCAAGGACTTCAAGGGCAAGAAGCTCGGTGTCACCGGCCTGGGCTCCTCCACGGACTTCCTGACCAAGTACCTGGCGGTCGACAGCGGCGTGCAGACCAGCGAGTTCACCCCGGTGGCGGTCGGCGCCGGCCAGACCTTCATCTCGGCCCTCAAGCAGGGCTCCATCCAGGGCGGTATGACCACCGATCCGACGGTCGCCCAGATCGTGGAGCAGAAGATCGGCAAGGTCCTGATCGACATGCGTACCCCTGAGGGCTCCAAGCAGGCGCTCGGCGGTCTGTACCCGTCCTCCTCGCTCTACATGAACGCCGACTGGGTGAACGGCCACAAGGACACGGTGCAGAAGCTGGCCAACGCCTTCGTGAAGACCCTCAAGTGGATGTCCACCCACTCGGCCGAGGACATCGCCGCCAAGATGCCGAGCGACTACGCGCAGGGCGGCGCAAAGCTCTACGCGGAGGCCATCAAGAGCACCCTGCCGATGTTCACCAAGGACGGGGTGATGCCGACGGACGGTCCGGCGACCGTCGAGCGCGTCCTCAAGGCGTTCAACCCCAACCTGAAGAACGCCACGGTGGACCTGAAGAAGACCTACACCACCGAGTTCGTCAAGAAGGCGGGCTAG
- a CDS encoding spermidine synthase translates to MRARLLLASATMLFVELALIRWTGANIVHLSYFSNFILLGSFLGIGLGFLLPADRGRWLTRWTPVPLAVLVVLVREFPVQVRQTSGEVIYFTAVKTTGLPQWVTLPVLFGLTALIMMAIGKMTADQFRRLPSLEAYRFDLLGSLTGSVSFALLSWLRAPSVVWGVIAAAALLTLGGRRNTIRYSVPLALMVALLALETAAGGISWSPYYKIEVTRPTSGSRDYKISANGVPHQSIAPLKVLRRPDSPYQQPYRETPRNSHRRVLVIGAGNGNDVAMALAHGARRVDAVEIDPRLQEIGASLHPARPYENPRVHVHINDGRAFLERTNTRYDLVVLALPDSLTLVSGASNLRLESYLFTRQAFEAAHRHLAPGGAFAMYNYYRQNWLIDRFGSTLTSVFGHAPCITHYGGKKAAVLVAGVTSSDQTCTASAWRPSGPVPPAAGDDHPFPYLLHRTIPTLYIGVLGAILLVTLVSVRLTGVRLRRTARYGDMFLLGAAFMLLETKNVIGFALYFGTTWLVNAMVFAGVLLAVLCAVEVRRRLRQVNQLVLQLMLFASLAIAWLIPSHVVLGLPFVPRLAAAIALAFAPIFCANLIFSDRLAAAADPTSAFGANLLGSLFGGTLEYLALLTGYQALLLVVAVLYAGACVAMRFTRRGPGDVATQEPLTVQTAPRP, encoded by the coding sequence GTGCGCGCGAGGCTGCTGCTGGCCAGCGCCACCATGCTCTTCGTCGAGCTGGCGCTGATCCGGTGGACCGGCGCCAATATCGTCCATCTGAGCTATTTCTCGAACTTCATCCTCTTGGGCTCGTTCCTCGGGATCGGCCTGGGATTCCTGCTGCCCGCCGACCGTGGGCGGTGGCTGACCCGCTGGACGCCCGTCCCGCTCGCCGTTCTCGTGGTCCTGGTGCGCGAGTTCCCCGTGCAGGTGCGGCAGACCAGCGGCGAGGTCATCTACTTCACCGCCGTGAAGACCACCGGTCTGCCCCAGTGGGTGACCCTGCCGGTGCTCTTCGGGCTGACCGCGCTGATCATGATGGCCATCGGCAAGATGACGGCCGATCAGTTCCGTCGGCTGCCCTCGCTGGAGGCGTACCGCTTCGACCTCCTGGGCTCGCTCACCGGCTCGGTGTCGTTCGCGCTGCTGTCCTGGCTGCGCGCGCCGTCGGTGGTGTGGGGGGTGATCGCCGCGGCGGCGCTGCTGACCCTCGGCGGCCGCCGCAACACCATCAGATATTCGGTGCCGCTCGCGCTGATGGTGGCCCTCCTGGCGCTGGAGACGGCGGCCGGCGGTATCTCCTGGTCCCCGTACTACAAGATCGAGGTCACCAGGCCGACCTCGGGCAGCCGGGACTACAAGATCTCCGCCAATGGCGTACCGCACCAGTCCATCGCCCCGCTGAAGGTGCTCAGACGCCCCGACTCCCCGTACCAGCAGCCCTACCGCGAGACCCCGCGCAACTCCCACCGCCGGGTGCTCGTCATCGGGGCGGGCAACGGCAACGACGTGGCGATGGCGCTCGCCCACGGCGCCCGGCGGGTGGACGCGGTGGAGATCGACCCCCGGTTGCAGGAGATCGGCGCGTCACTCCACCCGGCCCGGCCCTACGAAAACCCCCGGGTACACGTGCACATCAACGACGGCCGGGCCTTCCTCGAGCGCACCAACACCCGCTACGACCTGGTCGTCCTCGCCCTGCCGGACTCCCTGACCCTGGTGTCGGGCGCGAGCAACCTGCGCCTGGAGAGCTATCTGTTCACCCGGCAGGCGTTCGAGGCGGCACACCGCCACCTCGCCCCCGGCGGCGCGTTCGCCATGTACAACTACTACCGGCAGAACTGGCTCATCGACCGGTTCGGCTCCACGCTCACCTCCGTCTTCGGACACGCCCCCTGCATCACCCACTACGGAGGCAAGAAGGCGGCCGTCCTGGTGGCCGGTGTGACCTCCAGCGACCAGACCTGCACCGCCTCCGCGTGGCGCCCCTCCGGCCCGGTGCCCCCGGCCGCCGGCGACGACCATCCCTTCCCGTATCTGCTGCACCGCACCATCCCCACCCTCTACATCGGGGTGCTGGGGGCGATCCTGCTGGTGACGCTGGTGTCGGTGCGGCTGACCGGGGTCCGGCTGAGGCGCACCGCCCGTTACGGGGACATGTTCCTGCTCGGCGCGGCGTTCATGCTGCTGGAGACCAAGAACGTGATCGGGTTCGCCCTCTACTTCGGCACCACCTGGCTGGTCAACGCGATGGTCTTCGCGGGGGTGCTGCTCGCCGTGCTGTGCGCGGTGGAGGTCAGGCGCAGGCTGCGCCAGGTCAATCAGCTGGTGCTGCAACTGATGCTGTTCGCCAGCCTCGCCATCGCCTGGCTGATCCCGTCCCATGTGGTGCTGGGGCTGCCCTTCGTCCCCCGGCTGGCCGCCGCGATCGCGCTGGCCTTCGCCCCCATCTTCTGCGCCAACCTCATCTTCTCCGACCGGCTGGCGGCGGCCGCCGACCCCACGTCGGCGTTCGGTGCCAATCTGCTGGGCTCCCTGTTCGGCGGCACCCTGGAGTATCTGGCCCTGCTCACGGGCTATCAGGCGCTGCTGCTGGTGGTGGCGGTGCTGTACGCGGGCGCCTGTGTGGCCATGCGCTTCACCCGCCGCGGCCCCGGCGACGTCGCCACCCAGGAACCCCTCACCGTGCAGACGGCGCCCCGCCCCTGA
- a CDS encoding PucR family transcriptional regulator, which translates to MGSHLFAELARRALDDARHEVEIYGQEIPEYRFVEHDGRRRAEALDYAVWLRRRTLDLAPEGTPLSQEDLDHIASMGASRARTGMSAASRRRVLGLHTNLMLREIQEASGPENTDELMRVMAWFTTEGTRGIDAYTRGHAAEQKRRLPLVARVHALTTALLADDSLAPGLARAVGMSPAASYEVVVVRVPGRPAPAAGGREAIVETLLTHHRMPIAWPRAEELVALVPTGQDSAPDAARPGRDRSARDRALAFVRDAGEAVARPCAVGTSTGRVRALADAYDRARRTSLAAPLQPVPRRLHTLADVFVELAVAEDRDIDSWLSGMARTLARGPELLATLETYYAHDMHRRNTAAALNIHPRTLDYRLQRVRRLTDVDPGSARGVRILSTVVTRAASGTWTT; encoded by the coding sequence ATGGGAAGTCATCTCTTCGCCGAGCTGGCCCGGCGCGCCCTGGACGACGCGCGCCACGAAGTGGAGATCTACGGACAGGAGATCCCCGAGTACCGGTTCGTGGAGCACGACGGCCGGCGACGGGCCGAGGCGCTGGACTACGCGGTCTGGCTCAGACGCCGCACCCTGGACTTAGCCCCCGAGGGAACCCCCCTCTCCCAGGAGGACCTCGACCACATCGCGTCGATGGGCGCCTCGCGGGCCAGGACGGGGATGTCCGCCGCGTCCCGGCGGCGGGTCCTCGGTCTGCACACCAACCTCATGCTCCGGGAGATCCAGGAGGCGTCCGGCCCGGAGAACACCGATGAGCTGATGCGGGTCATGGCCTGGTTCACCACGGAGGGCACCCGCGGCATCGACGCCTACACCCGCGGCCATGCGGCGGAGCAGAAGCGCCGCCTCCCCCTCGTCGCCCGGGTGCACGCCCTCACCACGGCCCTCCTCGCCGACGACTCCCTGGCCCCGGGCCTCGCCCGCGCCGTCGGCATGAGCCCGGCCGCGTCGTACGAGGTGGTGGTCGTCCGTGTCCCCGGCCGTCCCGCCCCGGCCGCCGGAGGGCGCGAGGCGATCGTCGAAACCCTCCTGACCCACCACCGGATGCCGATCGCCTGGCCCCGGGCGGAGGAGCTGGTGGCCCTGGTGCCCACCGGCCAGGACAGCGCCCCCGATGCGGCCCGGCCGGGCCGCGACCGGTCGGCGCGGGACCGGGCGCTCGCCTTCGTGCGCGACGCGGGCGAGGCGGTGGCGCGGCCCTGCGCGGTCGGCACCAGTACGGGCCGCGTGCGTGCGCTGGCCGACGCGTACGACCGCGCCCGGCGCACCAGCCTGGCGGCTCCGCTCCAGCCCGTGCCGCGCCGCCTGCACACCCTGGCCGATGTCTTCGTCGAACTGGCCGTCGCCGAGGACCGCGACATCGACAGCTGGCTGTCCGGCATGGCCCGGACCCTCGCCCGGGGCCCCGAACTGCTCGCCACCCTGGAGACGTACTACGCCCATGACATGCACCGCAGGAACACCGCCGCCGCGCTGAACATCCATCCGCGGACCCTGGACTACCGTCTCCAGCGGGTGCGCCGGCTCACCGACGTCGACCCCGGATCCGCCCGTGGCGTGCGCATCCTGAGCACCGTGGTCACCAGGGCCGCCTCCGGCACCTGGACGACATGA
- a CDS encoding sensor histidine kinase yields MRIRWPRRVSGQVLAAQLSITAGVMVLATALFLAPLSSEIDNQAMHQALAIAQTTAADPDIARDLAATKPTPSGPVQRAAERIRRSTGALYIVVMDSRGVRWSHTTTARIGEHVSTDPREALSGREVLQIDVGTLGRSARAKVPLRARDGRIIGAVSVGIGYGSVRDQLLAAVPRLLLYAGAALAVGVLAAIAVSRRLRRRTHGVAFADISALLDEREAMLHGIREGVVAFDRQGRIRLVNDEAGRLLGIRPDATGRTLEESLPPGRTTDVLAGRVDGADLLTVSGGRVLVANRMPTKDGGAVTTLRDRTELELLGRELDSTRGLLDALRAQDHEHANRLHTLLGLLELGLHERAAQFVAELTNARRASAEQISERVHDPMLSALLVGKSAIVAERGVALRISPATLLPGRVVDPRDLVTVLGNLIDNALDAVAAHRSPAPFIEVELRAEGTTAVLRVSDTGPGVPPGMRDQIFTEGWSTKRPAHPGSPDGPDAHEGPAAVSPRGRGIGLALVRRLAERYGGMARVTARAGGGAVFTVVLPEALTGDDTPTHEFTAAGESR; encoded by the coding sequence ATGCGTATCCGATGGCCCCGGCGTGTCTCCGGTCAGGTGCTCGCCGCGCAGCTGTCCATCACCGCCGGGGTGATGGTGCTGGCGACCGCGCTGTTCCTGGCCCCGCTCAGCTCCGAGATCGACAACCAGGCGATGCACCAGGCGCTCGCCATCGCCCAGACCACCGCGGCCGATCCGGACATCGCCCGGGACCTCGCCGCCACGAAGCCCACCCCGTCGGGTCCGGTGCAGCGGGCGGCGGAGCGGATCCGCCGGTCCACCGGGGCGCTGTACATCGTGGTGATGGACTCCCGTGGGGTGCGCTGGTCGCACACCACCACCGCCCGGATCGGCGAACACGTCTCCACCGATCCGCGCGAGGCGCTCTCCGGCCGGGAGGTCCTCCAGATCGACGTGGGGACGCTCGGCCGCTCGGCCCGCGCCAAGGTGCCGCTGCGGGCCAGGGACGGACGGATCATCGGGGCGGTGTCGGTGGGCATCGGCTACGGCAGCGTGCGCGACCAGCTGCTGGCGGCGGTGCCCCGGCTGCTGCTGTACGCGGGGGCGGCGCTCGCGGTGGGCGTCCTCGCGGCGATCGCCGTCTCGCGCCGACTGCGCCGCCGCACCCACGGTGTGGCGTTCGCCGACATCTCGGCGCTGCTCGACGAGCGGGAGGCGATGCTGCACGGCATCCGCGAAGGGGTCGTGGCCTTCGACCGGCAGGGCCGGATCCGCCTGGTCAACGACGAGGCCGGACGGCTGCTGGGGATCCGCCCGGACGCCACCGGACGCACCCTGGAGGAGTCACTGCCCCCGGGCCGCACCACCGATGTGCTGGCGGGCCGGGTGGACGGGGCGGATCTGCTGACCGTCAGCGGCGGCCGGGTGCTGGTGGCCAACCGCATGCCCACCAAGGACGGCGGGGCGGTGACGACGCTGCGGGACCGCACCGAGCTGGAGTTGCTGGGCCGCGAGCTGGACAGCACTCGCGGGCTGCTGGACGCGCTGCGCGCCCAGGACCACGAACACGCCAACCGGCTGCACACCCTGCTGGGGCTGCTGGAGCTCGGACTGCACGAGCGGGCGGCGCAGTTCGTGGCCGAGCTGACCAACGCCCGGCGCGCCTCGGCCGAACAGATCTCCGAACGGGTGCACGATCCGATGCTGTCGGCGCTGCTGGTCGGCAAGTCGGCCATCGTGGCCGAGCGCGGGGTCGCCCTGCGCATCTCCCCCGCCACGCTGCTGCCGGGGCGGGTGGTCGATCCGCGCGATCTGGTGACCGTGCTCGGCAACCTCATCGACAACGCGCTGGACGCGGTGGCGGCACACCGCTCGCCCGCCCCGTTCATCGAGGTCGAGCTGAGGGCCGAGGGCACCACCGCGGTGCTGCGGGTGAGCGACACCGGTCCCGGAGTGCCGCCGGGGATGCGCGATCAGATCTTCACCGAGGGCTGGTCCACCAAACGGCCCGCCCACCCCGGTTCCCCGGACGGCCCCGATGCCCACGAGGGGCCCGCCGCGGTGTCGCCGCGCGGCCGGGGCATCGGACTGGCCCTGGTACGTCGGCTGGCCGAGCGATACGGAGGCATGGCCCGGGTCACCGCCCGGGCCGGTGGCGGGGCGGTGTTCACCGTCGTCCTGCCCGAGGCCCTCACCGGGGACGACACACCCACTCATGAGTTCACCGCAGCAGGAGAGTCACGATGA